One genomic region from Prionailurus bengalensis isolate Pbe53 chromosome C1, Fcat_Pben_1.1_paternal_pri, whole genome shotgun sequence encodes:
- the GABRD gene encoding gamma-aminobutyric acid receptor subunit delta isoform X2: MDALAWLLPPLLMLCAQQHRGARAMNDIGDYVGSNLEISWLPNLDGLIEGYARNFRPGIGGPPVNVALAIEVASIDHISEVNMEYTMTVFLHQSWRDSRLAYNHTNETLGLDSRFVDKLWLPDTFIVNAKSAWFHDVTVENKLIRLQPDGVILYSIRITSTVACDMDLAKYPMDEQECMLHLESYGYSSEDIVYYWSENQEQIHGLNKLQLAQFTITSYHFATELMNFKSAGQFPRLSLHFHLRRNRGVYIIQSYMPSILLVAMSWVSFWISQAAVPARVSLGITTVLTMTTLMVSARSSLPRASAIKALDVYFWICYVFVFAALVEYAFAHFNADYRKKQKAKVKATEQRTEMDVKNAIVLFSLSAAGVTQELAVSRRPCRTPGNLMGTYRCVEMETGEAKKRGGRRSGGQGGLRGLFKPIDADTIDIYARAVFPAAFVAVNVVYWAAYTM; the protein is encoded by the exons ATGGACGCGCTGGCCTGGCTGCTGCCCCCGCTCCTGATGCTCTGCGCGCAGCAGCACCGCGGCGCCAG AGCAATGAATGATATTGGGGACTATGTTGGTTCCAATCTGGAGATATCCTGGCTTCCCAACCTGGATGGCTTGATAGAGGGCTATGCTCGCAACTTCCGGCCTGGCATTGGAG GGCCTCCTGTGAACGTGGCCCTCGCCATCGAGGTGGCCAGCATCGACCACATCTCAGAGGTGAACATG GAATACACCATGACCGTGTTCCTGCACCAGAGCTGGCGGGACAGCAGGCTGGCCTACAACCACACCAACGAGACCCTGGGCCTGGACAGCCGTTTCGTGGACAAGCTGTGGCTCCCGGACACCTTCATTGTGAATGCCAAGTCCGCCTGGTTCCACGACGTGACCGTGGAGAACAAGCTTATCCGGCTGCAGCCTGACGGGGTGATCCTGTACAGCATCCG AATCACCTCCACGGTGGCCTGCGACATGGACCTGGCCAAATACCCCATGGACGAGCAAGAGTGCATGCTGCATCTGGAGAGCT ATGGCTACTCATCCGAGGACATCGTGTACTACTGGTCTGAGAACCAGGAGCAGATCCACGGGCTGAACAAGCTGCAGCTGGCCCAGTTCACCATCACCAGCTACCACTTTGCCACGGAGCTCATGAACTTCAAATCGG CTGGTCAGTTCCCTCGGCTCAGCCTGCATTTCCACCTCCGGAGGAATCGGGGCGTCTACATCATCCAGTCCTACATGCCCTCCATCCTCCTAGTTGCCATGTCCTGGGTCTCCTTCTGGATCAGCCAGGCAGCGGTGCCCGCCAGGGTGTCTCTAG GCATTACCACGGTGCTGACCATGACCACGCTGATGGTGAGTGCCCGCTCTTCCCTCCCGCGGGCCTCGGCCATCAAGGCGCTGGACGTGTACTTCTGGATCTGCTACGTCTTCGTGTTTGCTGCCTTGGTGGAGTATGCCTTTGCCCACTTCAATGCTGACTACCGGAAGAAGCAAAAGGCCAAGGTCAAGGCCACAGAGCAGAGAACAGAG ATGGACGTGAAGAATGCCATTGTGCTCTTCTCCCTGTCGGCCGCTGGCGTCACCCAGGAGTTGGCAGTGTCCCGCCGGCCCTGCCGCACACCTGGGAACCTCATGGGCACCTACAGGTGTGTGGAGATGGAGACGGGGGAGGCCAAGAAGCGGGGCGGGCGCCGCTCGGGGGGCCAGGGAGGCCTCCGTGGGCTTTTCAAGCCCATCGACGCAGACACCATCGACATCTACGCCCGCGCAGTGTTCCCTGCTGCCTTCGTGGCGGTCAATGTCGTCTACTGGGCAGCCTACACCATGTGA
- the GABRD gene encoding gamma-aminobutyric acid receptor subunit delta isoform X1, producing MCLVRVLQGSSSRVPRGGGSGLATLLEPVVEGGWGLCVTWKAHSRLGGPAEAEQRLVGEVEESWGSSFLAGFTGTGQVQPGGALAVVSPAHPWLRCRGRELGSVPGTLPVTSGPCVSRAMNDIGDYVGSNLEISWLPNLDGLIEGYARNFRPGIGGPPVNVALAIEVASIDHISEVNMEYTMTVFLHQSWRDSRLAYNHTNETLGLDSRFVDKLWLPDTFIVNAKSAWFHDVTVENKLIRLQPDGVILYSIRITSTVACDMDLAKYPMDEQECMLHLESYGYSSEDIVYYWSENQEQIHGLNKLQLAQFTITSYHFATELMNFKSAGQFPRLSLHFHLRRNRGVYIIQSYMPSILLVAMSWVSFWISQAAVPARVSLGITTVLTMTTLMVSARSSLPRASAIKALDVYFWICYVFVFAALVEYAFAHFNADYRKKQKAKVKATEQRTEMDVKNAIVLFSLSAAGVTQELAVSRRPCRTPGNLMGTYRCVEMETGEAKKRGGRRSGGQGGLRGLFKPIDADTIDIYARAVFPAAFVAVNVVYWAAYTM from the exons ATGTGCCTTGTCAGGGTCCTCCAAGGCTCTTCATCCAGAGTCCCCAGGGgcgggggctctgggctggccaCCCTCCTCGAACCAGTtgtggagggaggctggggactCTGTGTGACCTGGAAGGCTCACTCAAGGCTAGGTGGGCCGGCGGAAGCTGAGCAGAGGCTGGTGGGTGAGGTGGAAGAGTCCTGGGGCTCCTCGTTTCTGGCAGGATTCACTGGGACTGGCCAGGTCCAGCCTGGAGGGGCTCTCGCCGTGGtctcccccgcccacccctgGCTTAGGTGCCGAGGAAGGGAGCTGGGCTCCGTCCCTGGCACCCTGCCTGTGACCAGTGGGCCTTGCGTTTCCAGAGCAATGAATGATATTGGGGACTATGTTGGTTCCAATCTGGAGATATCCTGGCTTCCCAACCTGGATGGCTTGATAGAGGGCTATGCTCGCAACTTCCGGCCTGGCATTGGAG GGCCTCCTGTGAACGTGGCCCTCGCCATCGAGGTGGCCAGCATCGACCACATCTCAGAGGTGAACATG GAATACACCATGACCGTGTTCCTGCACCAGAGCTGGCGGGACAGCAGGCTGGCCTACAACCACACCAACGAGACCCTGGGCCTGGACAGCCGTTTCGTGGACAAGCTGTGGCTCCCGGACACCTTCATTGTGAATGCCAAGTCCGCCTGGTTCCACGACGTGACCGTGGAGAACAAGCTTATCCGGCTGCAGCCTGACGGGGTGATCCTGTACAGCATCCG AATCACCTCCACGGTGGCCTGCGACATGGACCTGGCCAAATACCCCATGGACGAGCAAGAGTGCATGCTGCATCTGGAGAGCT ATGGCTACTCATCCGAGGACATCGTGTACTACTGGTCTGAGAACCAGGAGCAGATCCACGGGCTGAACAAGCTGCAGCTGGCCCAGTTCACCATCACCAGCTACCACTTTGCCACGGAGCTCATGAACTTCAAATCGG CTGGTCAGTTCCCTCGGCTCAGCCTGCATTTCCACCTCCGGAGGAATCGGGGCGTCTACATCATCCAGTCCTACATGCCCTCCATCCTCCTAGTTGCCATGTCCTGGGTCTCCTTCTGGATCAGCCAGGCAGCGGTGCCCGCCAGGGTGTCTCTAG GCATTACCACGGTGCTGACCATGACCACGCTGATGGTGAGTGCCCGCTCTTCCCTCCCGCGGGCCTCGGCCATCAAGGCGCTGGACGTGTACTTCTGGATCTGCTACGTCTTCGTGTTTGCTGCCTTGGTGGAGTATGCCTTTGCCCACTTCAATGCTGACTACCGGAAGAAGCAAAAGGCCAAGGTCAAGGCCACAGAGCAGAGAACAGAG ATGGACGTGAAGAATGCCATTGTGCTCTTCTCCCTGTCGGCCGCTGGCGTCACCCAGGAGTTGGCAGTGTCCCGCCGGCCCTGCCGCACACCTGGGAACCTCATGGGCACCTACAGGTGTGTGGAGATGGAGACGGGGGAGGCCAAGAAGCGGGGCGGGCGCCGCTCGGGGGGCCAGGGAGGCCTCCGTGGGCTTTTCAAGCCCATCGACGCAGACACCATCGACATCTACGCCCGCGCAGTGTTCCCTGCTGCCTTCGTGGCGGTCAATGTCGTCTACTGGGCAGCCTACACCATGTGA